Proteins encoded within one genomic window of Dethiobacter alkaliphilus AHT 1:
- the carB gene encoding carbamoyl-phosphate synthase large subunit: protein MPKRTDIEKILVIGSGPIVIGQACEFDYSGTQACKALREEGYKIVLVNSNPATIMTDPEMADAVYIEPLNTDILEMIIDKEKPDAILPTIGGQTALNLTVELAEKGILDKYRVELIGAGIDAIKKAEDRELFRAAIQKVGLDVPQSFAVSSLAEGLDVIGEIGFPAILRPAFTLGGTGGGIAYNIQEYREILEKGLDLSPTKQVLVEESVLGWKEFELEVMRDKKDNVVIICSIENFDPMGIHTGDSITVAPAQTLTDKEYQRMRDAAIAIIREIGVDTGGSNIQFGISPQDGRLVVIEMNPRVSRSSALASKATGFPIAKIAAKLAVGLTLDEIPNDITRETPASFEPVIDYVVVKAPRFAFEKFPEADATLTTQMKSVGEAMAIGRTFKEALNKAIRSLELDCFGFERQEADMMNIRSKLHIPNSERLLYIGEAFRRGLTIEEIHEITQIDPWFLYNIRQIVALEDKVACFADAGKTEALPPELLRKAKEYGLSDKRIGHLLGDSENAVRSRRKELGVLPVYKMVDTCAAEFRAYTPYFYSTYEKPYRSAGAQKDVTVCEAAPGEREKIIILGSGPNRIGQGIEFDYCCVHAVMACRDLGYEAVMVNCNPETVSTDYDTADRLYFEPLTAEDVMNIIELEKPRGVILQFGGQTPLKLAMTLWQAGVKILGTSPDSVDRAEDRKRFKELLDKLELKQPESVTAVSVEEALAAVQNIGYPVIVRPSYVLGGRAMEIIYSDDNLLDYMNRAMVASPEHPVLIDKYLEGAIEVDVDAVSDGTNTLIAGIMEHIEEAGIHSGDSACSLPPYSISSDIIEEIRVQTKALATELGVCGLMNIQYAVKNGDIYILEVNPRASRTIPFVSKVTGIPFAKLATRVISGHSLAGQGITDEVQIPHVAVKEAVFPFNKFSGVDVLLGPEMKSTGEVMGIDDDFGLAYAKSQAASNNIIPISGRIFISVKDQDKQPIAAIAARLQALGMKIVSTRGTAKYLNELGITTDVINKVAEGRPHVVDMIKNREVDFVINTVAGARARKDSLSIRRSALQYRVPYTTTVTGARAAVTAMEMLSQKNINIKPIQEYHASIRES from the coding sequence ATGCCGAAACGGACGGATATCGAAAAAATACTGGTGATCGGCTCAGGCCCCATTGTAATCGGCCAAGCCTGCGAATTTGACTACTCCGGCACACAGGCCTGCAAAGCTCTGCGTGAAGAAGGGTATAAAATTGTCCTGGTAAATTCCAATCCGGCCACCATCATGACAGATCCGGAGATGGCCGATGCTGTCTATATTGAACCATTGAACACCGATATTCTGGAGATGATTATCGATAAAGAAAAGCCCGACGCCATCCTGCCGACCATCGGCGGTCAGACGGCCTTAAACCTTACTGTGGAGCTGGCCGAAAAAGGCATCCTCGATAAATACAGAGTTGAACTGATTGGTGCCGGTATAGACGCCATTAAGAAAGCTGAAGACAGAGAACTGTTTCGGGCAGCTATCCAAAAAGTGGGTCTGGATGTTCCGCAGAGCTTTGCTGTGTCTTCACTTGCTGAAGGCCTTGATGTTATCGGGGAAATCGGGTTCCCGGCTATTTTGCGTCCCGCATTCACACTGGGGGGTACCGGGGGCGGCATTGCTTATAACATTCAGGAATACCGGGAAATCCTTGAAAAAGGCTTGGATCTGAGCCCGACAAAACAGGTCCTGGTAGAAGAATCTGTCCTGGGATGGAAGGAATTCGAGCTGGAAGTCATGCGGGACAAAAAAGACAATGTGGTCATTATCTGCTCCATTGAAAACTTTGATCCCATGGGAATCCACACAGGAGACAGCATCACCGTAGCTCCGGCGCAGACCCTCACAGACAAGGAATACCAGCGCATGAGAGATGCGGCAATAGCGATTATCAGGGAGATCGGTGTGGACACCGGCGGCTCCAACATCCAGTTTGGTATCAGCCCGCAGGACGGCCGCCTGGTAGTAATTGAAATGAACCCCAGAGTGTCGAGAAGCTCGGCATTGGCATCCAAAGCCACCGGCTTCCCCATTGCCAAAATCGCCGCCAAACTGGCTGTGGGCCTGACCTTGGATGAAATACCCAACGATATCACCAGGGAAACACCGGCCAGTTTCGAACCTGTTATCGACTATGTTGTCGTAAAGGCTCCCCGCTTCGCCTTTGAAAAATTTCCGGAAGCCGACGCCACCCTGACGACACAGATGAAGTCTGTGGGCGAGGCGATGGCTATCGGCAGAACATTTAAGGAAGCCTTAAATAAGGCAATCAGAAGCCTGGAACTGGATTGCTTCGGCTTTGAGCGCCAGGAGGCGGATATGATGAATATCCGCTCAAAACTGCATATTCCCAACAGTGAAAGACTGCTCTATATTGGCGAAGCATTCAGGCGTGGGCTGACAATTGAAGAAATTCATGAAATCACTCAAATAGATCCCTGGTTTCTCTATAATATCAGACAAATTGTGGCCCTGGAAGACAAAGTGGCCTGCTTTGCCGATGCCGGCAAGACGGAAGCCCTGCCCCCGGAATTGCTGCGCAAAGCGAAGGAATACGGCCTCTCCGACAAAAGAATCGGCCACCTCCTTGGCGATAGTGAAAACGCAGTCCGCAGTCGGCGCAAAGAGCTAGGCGTTTTACCCGTTTATAAGATGGTGGACACCTGCGCCGCCGAGTTTAGAGCGTACACGCCCTATTTCTACTCCACCTACGAAAAGCCATACCGGTCGGCTGGTGCACAGAAAGACGTTACGGTCTGCGAAGCGGCACCCGGTGAGCGTGAAAAAATAATTATCCTGGGATCGGGGCCAAACCGCATCGGTCAGGGCATCGAATTTGACTATTGCTGTGTCCATGCCGTTATGGCCTGCCGTGATCTTGGTTATGAAGCGGTTATGGTCAACTGCAACCCCGAAACGGTAAGTACCGACTATGATACTGCCGATAGGCTTTATTTTGAGCCGCTGACTGCTGAAGATGTGATGAACATTATTGAGCTGGAAAAACCCAGAGGCGTTATTCTCCAATTCGGTGGACAGACACCGCTTAAGCTGGCCATGACTCTTTGGCAGGCTGGAGTTAAGATTCTTGGCACATCACCGGACTCTGTTGACCGTGCTGAGGACAGGAAGCGTTTTAAGGAACTGTTGGATAAACTAGAGCTGAAACAACCGGAAAGTGTAACCGCCGTTTCGGTGGAGGAGGCGCTGGCCGCGGTGCAAAACATCGGCTACCCTGTTATTGTCCGTCCTTCCTATGTCCTCGGCGGCAGGGCCATGGAAATCATCTACAGTGACGACAATCTGCTGGATTATATGAATCGGGCGATGGTCGCTTCCCCGGAACATCCGGTCCTGATTGACAAATACCTGGAAGGCGCCATTGAGGTGGATGTTGATGCCGTCTCCGACGGGACAAACACTCTAATCGCAGGTATTATGGAGCATATCGAGGAGGCGGGTATCCATTCCGGCGATTCGGCCTGCTCGCTGCCCCCTTATTCCATTAGCAGTGATATCATCGAAGAAATCAGGGTTCAAACAAAAGCATTGGCCACAGAACTAGGCGTTTGCGGTCTGATGAATATCCAGTATGCCGTAAAAAATGGGGACATCTACATCCTGGAGGTAAATCCGCGTGCTTCAAGGACCATTCCTTTTGTCAGTAAAGTTACCGGGATACCTTTTGCCAAACTTGCGACACGAGTTATCAGCGGCCACAGTCTGGCAGGGCAGGGAATAACCGATGAAGTGCAAATTCCTCACGTCGCCGTCAAAGAAGCAGTCTTCCCTTTTAACAAGTTTTCCGGCGTCGATGTTCTCCTGGGACCGGAAATGAAGTCCACCGGTGAAGTAATGGGAATAGATGATGATTTCGGCCTTGCCTACGCCAAATCACAGGCTGCCAGTAACAACATCATCCCCATTTCCGGCAGGATCTTTATCAGTGTCAAAGATCAGGATAAGCAGCCCATCGCGGCAATAGCCGCCAGGCTGCAGGCACTGGGTATGAAAATTGTCTCCACCAGGGGGACTGCTAAATACCTGAATGAACTCGGCATCACCACAGATGTAATCAACAAGGTAGCAGAAGGTAGGCCCCATGTTGTTGATATGATCAAAAACAGGGAAGTGGACTTTGTTATCAACACCGTTGCCGGCGCCCGAGCACGTAAAGACTCCTTATCCATAAGAAGGAGCGCGCTGCAGTACAGAGTTCCCTACACCACCACTGTAACCGGCGCCAGAGCCGCAGTTACAGCCATGGAAATGCTCAGTCAGAAAAATATTAATATCAAACCAATCCAGGAATATCACGCATCAATTAGAGAATCTTAA